The following DNA comes from Mesorhizobium sp. B2-1-8.
GCGGCAGGGTGCTGCTCGACGGCCAGGACATTTCCCATGCCACCCTCGCCTCGCTCAGGGAAAAGATCGCCTATGTCAGCCAGGACACGTTCCTGTTTGCCGGCACCATCATGCACAACATCCGGCTTGGTCGCGAGGACGCGACCGACGACGAGGTGATCGCCGCGGCCAGGGCGGCCAACGCGCATGATTTCATCGTCGCGCAGGCGAAAGGCTATGAAACCGATGTCGGCGAGAATGGCGGCCTTTTGTCGGGCGGCCAGCGCCAGCGCATCTCGATCGCGCGCGCCATGCTGCGCAACGCCGAAATCCTGCTGCTGGACGAGGCGACCAGCGCGCTCGACGCAGAATCCGAGGCGCTGTTCCGCGACGCGCTGCAACAGCTGACGGAAGGGCGCACCACGATCGTCATCGCGCACCGCCTGTCGACCGTGCACCAGGCCGACACGATCGTGGTGCTGGAAGCCGGCAAAGTGGTGGAAAGCGGGCCGCACCGGGCCTTGCTCAAGCAGGGCGGGCTTTACCAGAAGCTCTATGAGTATCAGTTGATGCCTTAGTGTGGAGCGGCGCAAGCCGAGGACAGGTAGTCCTGCAGTGTTTGTGCCGCCCCTCATCTGCCTGCCGGCATCTTCTCCCCGTATAGTCGTCGGTGAACTATCCGCAAGGCTTTGATCTGGTTTCCTAATCGGCGAGGAATGCGGGAATAGCGTTGCAACATTTGCGGTGTCTGGTTGCCGTTTTCTTGCAATTCGATTTGACGATTCCCTTGTGCGCCGATGCGTGATTCACTCGTTTTGGCGGGCGAATCGAGGGGACGGCGAATGTCCAGGCCACGCGAGAAGCGCGAGACGGGAGAGCAGGACCTGTTCCGCTCCAGGCTCGATCAGATCATCAACATGAAGCACGAGTTGGTGCGGCTGGCGCAGGCGATCGACTGGCCGGTGCTGGAGGAGCGTTTCGGCGCGGTCTATTCGGACGGTCCTGGCATGCCGCCCTTGCCGACGCGACTGATGGCGGGCCTTGCGATCCTGAAGCACACTTTCGACTTGTCGGACGAGGAGCTGTGCGCCCGCTGGGTGGAGAACCCCTACTTCCAGTATCTGTGCGGTGAAGAGTTCTTCCGCCACGAGCTCTCCTTCGAGCGCTCATCGATGACGCGCTGGCGCCAGCGCATGGGCGAGGAGCCGATCACGGCGCTCCTGCAAGAAAGCCTGGCGGTGGCGGTCAAGAGCGGAGCGATGAAGCCGGCCGATACGCGCCGGGTGATCGTCGACACGACCGTGCAGCCGAAGAACGTGATGTTCCCCACCGACGCCAAGCTCGTCAATCGGGCGCGCGAGCGGCTGGTGCGGCTGGCCAAGAAGGCGGGGCTCGATTTGCGCCAGACCTACGTGCGGGTCGGCAAGCTGGCGCTGATCAAGCACCAGCGCTACGCGCACGCCAAGCAGTTCAAGCGGGCCAACAAGGCGCTGCGCAAGCTCAAGACCTATCTCGGCCGCACCATTCGCGACATCTCCCGCCGGATCACCGGCCAAACGGACCTCGAGGCGAGCTTCAAGTGGCCGCTCTACCAGGCCTCGGCGGTTCTGGAGCAACGTCAGCGCCAGCGCGGCCGCAAAATCTACAGCCTGCACGCCCATGAGGTCGAGTGCATCGGCAAGGGCAAGGCGCATGCCCCTTACGAGTTCGGCGTCAAGGTCTCGATCGCCACGACGCTCGAACGCTCGAAGGGCGGCCAGTTCGCCCTGCACGCTAAGGCACTGCCCGGCAATCCCTATGACGGCCATACGCTCGCGACCGTTATCCCCGACATGGAAAAGACCATCGGCAACGAAATCGGCCGCATCCTCGCCGACGCCGGATATCGCGGCCACAACGCACCTGAAAGCCACAAGCTCAGGGTCTTCACCGCCGGCCAGAAGCGCCGCGTCACACCTGCCATCAAGCGTCAGATGCGCAGGCGATCGGCAGTCGAACCCGTCATCGGCCACATCAAGGCCGAGCACCGCATGGGCCGCAACTACCTCGCCGGCGAACAGGGCGACGCCATCAACGCCATCCTCGCCGCCGCCGGCTACAACTTCTCGCTCCTGATCAAATGGTTCAGGCTGCTTTTGTGGCTTCTCATCACAGCACTCCAAAGCCGCCCCAGATCCAGCGCAGCCTGACCCACTTCATTGTTCACGGACGACCGTATAGTGACGGGGAGAAGGGGCTGGTCGCAACCTCTCAGCTTTCTTGCAACGCCGACAATTGGGCGAAGCCGTTGGTAATGGCCTCTTTCTCCCCGTCACTATACGGGGAGAAATGTCCGGCTGTCCGAACCGGATAGATAGGTAACAGAATGGACCGATAGCATGGGTGACAGTTTTCTTGTCCGCCGGGAGGACCGGCGATGGTTTGGCGAGCGACTGGCATCATGGACGAGCGGCTTCGGTTTGTAGTGGATTGCCTGGCCGGCGAGGAGACGATGAGCGCGCTTTGTGGGGCCTACGGCATATCGCGCAAGAGCGGCTACAAATGGCTTGGTCGCTATCGGGAGTTTGGCCCGGAAGGTTTGCATGATCTGCCGCGGGCGCCGCTCGAGCACGGCCGAGCAACGGCAGCGGAGCTGGTGGATCGGATTTTGGCGGAGAAGCAAGTGCATCCGCTGTGGGGTCCAAAGAAGATCATTGCGCGCCTGAGACGCAGCGAGCCCTGCTGCGACTGGCCGGCGGTCTCGACGGCAGGCGAGATCCTGAAGCGGCACGGTCTTGTGGGACGCCGGCGCAGGCGCTGGCGGGCTGAGGGCAACGGGCCATGGCCGGAGCCTGCGGAGCCGAATGCGGTGTGGACGGCAGACCACAAGGGGTGGTTCCGGACCCGTGACGGATGGCGCTGCGAGCCGTTGACGGTGATGGATGCATTGAGCCGCTATCTGCTGGGGCTCGAGGCGACGGGCTCGACGGCCGACGAGGAGGCGTGGCCGGTGTTTGAGCGGCTGTTTGAGGAGAACGGTCTGCCGGATCGCATCCGAAGCGACAACGGCCCGCCATTTGCGTCGGCCGGCGTCACAGGGTTGACGCCGCTTGCGGTGCGCTTCATCAAGCTCGGCATCGCTCTGGAGCGCATCCAGCTAGGCAAGCCGCAGCAGAACGGACGTCATGAGCGTTTCCACCTGACCATGCTGCCGATGGCCAAGGAACCGGCGGCCGACAGGGCGGCCCAGAGCCAGGCTTTCGAGGACTTTCGGCGCAGCTACAATGAGGAGCGTCCGCACGAGGCGCTTAGCATGGACACCCCGGCGCAGCACTACCGTCCCTCGACCCGGCCGATGCCGAAGACAGCTCCTGAACCCGACTATCCGGCCGAGGCAGCGGTGCGCGGCGTGCGCCAGAATGGCGCCGTCAAATGGCGAGGCACAGAGATCTATGTCTCGGCCACGTTGGCCGGCGAACCGATCGCCATTGAGGAGACCGAGAACGGCAAGTGGGCCATGCGTTTCTACGCCCATCCGCTCGGCTTCATCGACGACAAGCACATGAAACTGGTTCGCCGCAGCGCCGCGCCAACCGGACCGCTTGGCGCTGCGGCAACCGCATCTTAGGGGGAGAAAACTGTTACCTATGTATCCGGTTCATTCTGTTACCCATCTATCCGCTGGACACGGCAGGACAATGAGGGGCAGCGCCGACCTGACGAGATTCGAGCCTTACTCCGGCACGTGCCTCACGGCACCCTTGTCCGCGCTGGTGGCGAAGGCGGCGTAGGCGCGCAAAGCGGTTGTCACCTTGCGCTTGCGCTTTTCCTGCGGTTTCCAGGCGGCCGCGCCCTTGGCCTCCATGGCCGCGCGGCGGGCATCGAGTTCCGCGTCGTCGACGGCAAGACGGATGGTGCGGTTCGGGATATCGATCTCGATCGTATCGCCCTCCTGCACCAGCCCGATCAGACCGCCTTCCGCTGCTTCCGGCGAAGCATGACCGATGGACAGGCCCGACGTGCCGCCGGAGAAGCGTCCATCGGTGACCAGCGCGCAGGCCTTGCCCAGGCCCTTCGACTTCAGATAGCTGGTCGGATAGAGCATTTCCTGCATGCCGGGGCCGCCGCGCGGTCCCTCATAGCGGATGACGACGACGTCGCCGGCCTTGATCTCATTGGCAAGGATCGCCTTGACCGAAGCGTCCTGGCTTTCGAAGACGCGAGCAGGACCGGTGAATTTCAGGATCGACTCATCGACGCCTGCCGTCTTCACGATGCAGCCGTCGAGCGCCAGATTGCCTTTCAGCACGGCAAGGCCGCCGTCTTTCGAGAAAGGGGTCTTCGCCGAGCGGATGACGCCGGTCTCGCGGTTCGTGTCGAGCTCGTCCCAGCGGCGGTCCTGGCTGAAGGCGACCTGCGTCGGCACACCGCCGGGGGCGGCGAGGAAAAAGTCCCGCACATTCTGGCTCGAGGTGCGTGAAATATCCCAATGGTCGAGCGCTTCCCCGAGGCTGGCCGTGTGCACGGTCGGCAGGTCGCGATTGATCAGGCCGGCATTGTCGAGCTGGCCGAGGATGGCCATGATGCCGCCGGCGCGATGGACGTCCTCCATGTGCACGTCGGACTTGGCCGGCGCCACCTTGCACAGGACGGGGACCCGCCGCGACAGCCGGTCGATGTCCTCCATGGTGAAGTC
Coding sequences within:
- a CDS encoding IS5 family transposase; translated protein: MSRPREKRETGEQDLFRSRLDQIINMKHELVRLAQAIDWPVLEERFGAVYSDGPGMPPLPTRLMAGLAILKHTFDLSDEELCARWVENPYFQYLCGEEFFRHELSFERSSMTRWRQRMGEEPITALLQESLAVAVKSGAMKPADTRRVIVDTTVQPKNVMFPTDAKLVNRARERLVRLAKKAGLDLRQTYVRVGKLALIKHQRYAHAKQFKRANKALRKLKTYLGRTIRDISRRITGQTDLEASFKWPLYQASAVLEQRQRQRGRKIYSLHAHEVECIGKGKAHAPYEFGVKVSIATTLERSKGGQFALHAKALPGNPYDGHTLATVIPDMEKTIGNEIGRILADAGYRGHNAPESHKLRVFTAGQKRRVTPAIKRQMRRRSAVEPVIGHIKAEHRMGRNYLAGEQGDAINAILAAAGYNFSLLIKWFRLLLWLLITALQSRPRSSAA
- a CDS encoding helix-turn-helix domain-containing protein, producing MVWRATGIMDERLRFVVDCLAGEETMSALCGAYGISRKSGYKWLGRYREFGPEGLHDLPRAPLEHGRATAAELVDRILAEKQVHPLWGPKKIIARLRRSEPCCDWPAVSTAGEILKRHGLVGRRRRRWRAEGNGPWPEPAEPNAVWTADHKGWFRTRDGWRCEPLTVMDALSRYLLGLEATGSTADEEAWPVFERLFEENGLPDRIRSDNGPPFASAGVTGLTPLAVRFIKLGIALERIQLGKPQQNGRHERFHLTMLPMAKEPAADRAAQSQAFEDFRRSYNEERPHEALSMDTPAQHYRPSTRPMPKTAPEPDYPAEAAVRGVRQNGAVKWRGTEIYVSATLAGEPIAIEETENGKWAMRFYAHPLGFIDDKHMKLVRRSAAPTGPLGAAATAS
- the ilvD gene encoding dihydroxy-acid dehydratase, which gives rise to MPAYRSRTTTHGRNMAGARGLWRATGMKDSDFGKPIIAVVNSFTQFVPGHVHLKDLGQLVAREIEKAGGVAKEFNTIAVDDGIAMGHDGMLYSLPSRELIADSVEYMVNAHCADAMVCISNCDKITPGMLMASLRLNIPTVFVSGGPMEAGKVVLAGKTQALDLVDAMVAAADDKISDEDVKVIERSACPTCGSCSGMFTANSMNCLTEALGLSLPGNGSTLATHADRKRLFVEAGHLVVDLAQRYYEQDDESALPRSIASKGAFENAMTLDIAMGGSTNTVLHILAAAHEGEVDFTMEDIDRLSRRVPVLCKVAPAKSDVHMEDVHRAGGIMAILGQLDNAGLINRDLPTVHTASLGEALDHWDISRTSSQNVRDFFLAAPGGVPTQVAFSQDRRWDELDTNRETGVIRSAKTPFSKDGGLAVLKGNLALDGCIVKTAGVDESILKFTGPARVFESQDASVKAILANEIKAGDVVVIRYEGPRGGPGMQEMLYPTSYLKSKGLGKACALVTDGRFSGGTSGLSIGHASPEAAEGGLIGLVQEGDTIEIDIPNRTIRLAVDDAELDARRAAMEAKGAAAWKPQEKRKRKVTTALRAYAAFATSADKGAVRHVPE